The DNA window cccttcgagttagcttttatgatgacgccggctggaaaggtctcttttggcaaggtctttcttttgaatatcaccatgggtggaagttagcatggcaagctagaaccacagtgaaggatgacttctcattccctgtggtgcgaatattcaccgtacgtgctcccgttccacagtgcggttcacaggaatatcagttgctgtgaaatacggtagtaatccgtgtgcggatggagagattgcgtcttttcatgaaccggatccttgtcgcttagtaggagccattttgtggtctttacagatgtaaacaggaaatgaaacgtacggtgatatccacgcgttttttcttcttcttccgggggcgggtggttgcttacagtagaagaagaagcgcttcctgttctatgggggcgggtgcttaccttggcggttgcttgcgtagaagaagaagcgcttcctgttctaccgggaaaaaagatggcggctgtttacctaagttgcgagatcgaaactttatgaaaatgaatcttaatatttatccatatataaagcgcaccgggttaaaagccgcactgtcagcttttgagtaaatttgtggtttttaggtgcggctaatggtgcggaaaatacggtatatgtcacactggagcccggccaaactataaaaaaaactgcgacttatagtccgaaaaatacggttagtGACGTTGACACTAAAAATATCAGAAAAAAGAAGAATTTCTTCATGTAGTTCAATATTTGTTTAGAAATGAACTTCCAGGTCCTTCACATCCACCACATTCTTGTCACCTTTCACTTCTTCTTCACTTCACCTTCTACAGTATTTATATTGATTGAtaattgtcaggacttgatcttgggagtttgcttttccggggtgcaacggaaagttggcacggggagacgggaattaaggtacatggcgggttttaatatatcaatttaatatatcaaaaaaagggataaatgaaagcgcgcacagtggcggataataaactatgaaaccaaaagactatagcaaaaagtacaaatgaaaagcacgcacagtggcggagaataaactatgaaaaacaaaaagattataaacatggaacaaaaacttacttggcttggacaaaaaaggagcagcgtgaacatggacatgaaacaatggacagagcataaatgtggtgtgaggtcgtcagaaagacaaactgaaaaacactgaacttaaatactacagacatgattaacgaaaacaggtgcgtgactcaagacgtgaaacaggtgcgtgacgtgacaggtgaaaactaatgggtaactatggtgacaagacaagggagtgaaaagccagaaactaaacaaaacatgacttaaaacaaaacatgatgattacacagacatgacaataatacACTAATTGTTTTCCgatttttgttgaaatcctgtttgtgttttttttcaggtTTAAATTACGAGGAATAATTAAAACAATGATTGCAAATTCATGAAATCACAAGTTGAtacaatgttataaaaaaaaatagcctcaaaacattgcaactttctaAAAAAGCTGCTGCAAATTCAAGCATTTTAGGCCACAACAATCACAAAAATCCCCGGAGGGACTGATAAATGTCCACTAATGTTTTGGAGGCAATCAACTTTCGACCAACAAGTACATTTTGTGAAAACATGCAAAAAAATCGGAATAAATTGTTCCAGTAGATGAGTGTTAAAGATTAAATGTGTTCTGTACTACTGGTGTAGATATGGAATGTCTCATCTTCATTGTCTTACGTTGCAGAAAACTTTGGCTACAGAAGTCCAGATGAGGACGTCTACAACGAAGCTGGTACTCCAGACTCCGACGCACCAGATGGGCTTTACAGCAGCGAGGAAAGCAGTTCGGCTCTGCATTTCAGCGGGGACAGAGATGTTGGCCAGCAGAGCCCTCAGGACCCCAGCAAAGACTCAAAAAGCCCCAGAAGAGGCTCTGCGGGTCAGCTCATCAGCGTGCAGCCTAACGGAGGCCACAGTGGGCAAGGAAAACCTAAACGGAAACGCTCAGGCACGGACTCCAAGTCGGGCAAACCCCGCCGAGCACGCACTGCCTTCACCTACGAGCAGCTGGTGGCGCTGGAGAACAAGTTCAAGTCCACTCGCTACTTGTCTGTTTGCGAGCGGCTCAACCTGGCGCTGTCGCTGTCCCTCACCGAGACCCAGGTCAAGATCTGGTTCCAGAACCGCCGGACCAAGTGGAAGAAACAGAACCCCGGTGCAGACACTTCGGCTCCCACCAGTGcaggaggcggagcaggcgggggAGGAATGGGCGGCGCTCTCGGCGGCCTCAGCCCGCTAAGTCCGTCTCCCCCAATCAGCGGGCACCTGGCCTTACACACCGGCTACGCAACCGGACACCATCACCCTCCTGCGGGCAGCCTGGTCCAACTTCCTTTCCTCACCACCAGCCATGTTCTGTCTCCTTTCATGCTGGGGACGCAGAGCTACGCTGCACCTGCCTTCTACAGCTCACACCTGTAGGTAGACGCACCTGCACGAGGACACTCTGAGCCGAGGGACTGACGTGTTTCAGCCAACCAACAAATGCTGATTCAGCTCCTTTTTAAGACAAAGCTTTAATTTTGATTGTTTGGACTGAAtgtgaatattgtacatattggatTGCCATAGTgagaaaatataaaatgttagaTACGGAATGATCTATTATTAAAAGTACCGTGTTGCTTCAGCAGTGTTTTCCTTTCACCTTTCTGTTTTTCAAGTTGTTGACATGAAGTTAGGATCGACTGATCTTTGATAATAAACAAAGATAACGACAAAACATGCAAGTGTGTTTTTCATCAACCTTTTAAAAGTACACCGACAGCTCGATTTTTATTACATTCTAAAGATGAAGTTAACACGTCCAGGAGTAGAacacaactaaaaaaatatagaaaaaataatCTGGTCCAATCCCCTTGAAAAATGAGACTGCATAACCAAAATGGCCTACAACCaacattccctctaaggtgcgcgcctgcgcaattgcgcactgctcaagcgtcctctgcgcacagcaaatatatgccgcgcaccaatttaaatcccatctgaactctaaacaaaaataaacacatttattctgtataattttgtaatgcaactctgagtgacagtgacaacaagcggccctaacagtGTTCGTCAAcatcgttcaattattgtaacgtctatcgagatgcttcgaggacaggaattatatcgatcactttattgagcaaaactgtttatattcggccataaccacaccaaaaacatgagtaaaaaacttctctcggaaaagtagtcattttctgccgtacaaaccaggccaaaactaatttgtcatctgtcaccaacacgcataccactaaaccactggtgcgtttatggccacacaaaaagtcggacaactcaaaccacacaaagttacactatgactcttcagtcatacgtgtgcttattctactgtcagttattattaatgttaatttatttatagtaatcatggaatgctgttactagagaaagttacaggaatgcacacttcatcctatgcttacatttcattgtgcaacgtgaggatgtttaagggcaactaaatgtgatctctgaaaggggtacaaatgatttccaaagcatgacccccacccagacatattgtacaatactaatccatagcttatgaaaaacaagatttcttttattttcattacaagtgggccaaatcactaatattacaaaataatctcatgaaaatgactcctctcatttgagtgttattaaaagattggtttgagacaggtgtgctgctggtattgccacgtgtgatgttgctcacatgtgctccactgaatgctcagggagtttttgtgtttgaacaattcgagggaacattggttaaaacctcttttttctttttcttttttttgtgtgattgtcacacacattaggtgtggtgaaatcaacctctgcatttgacccatccccttgttcaccccctgggaggtgaggggagcagtgagcaacagcggtggccgcgcccgggaatcactttggtgatttaacccccaattccaacccttgatgctgagtgccaagcagggaggtaatgggtcccatttttatagtctttggtatgactcggccggcgtttgaactcacgacctaccgatctcagggcggacactctaactccattcttccatccattttctagcagTTGTCTCTCTCCAGgtggctggaacctatcccagctgcattctagCGAAAAAGGctgggacaagtcgccacctcatcgcagggccaacacagtgaTCTCTAAAGATTTCCATGATGAATATGAGTAAACGTTTTATCCCAGATTTTCTATTGTGTTAAAAAACTCAAATATGTGTTAGTTGGTGGTATAAGAATAATATAAGCAAAGAGTAATAAGAATGAGAGCTTTAATATTTTAAGGGGGTTGTATTAGGcaaggcatttttttttaatagcattAATATGCTCGGCAATCCAAAGTGCTTTACCGATGCatcgcaattaaatattttaattgagaTAAATTGCATTTTGGTCATGGTTAACTCAAACTTAATGGTGACCAATCGCACATAATGTAACTTTTCATCATTAAGAAGTGTACcgtagacagataattttcaagtttttaacaCCAATTACTTTGCTttgatgaaatgttttttttcaacattgtgCTTTTTTATACAGTTAAAAAACAAAAGGACATGCAAACGCTTTTAATGACAATTAAAACAAATACCTGCAGTGTGTTGATGTCCTGCAAGATTTTGCATTTTGTAATGTTGACCTTTTTCATTTTGTTAGTGTAAGTTAAGCATAActgacatattccttattttctgtattttcctgtccagcgctcttacttTTGTTCACTTTCTGTCTGGTTTCACTACTCTGGCCGTGGcactgtttccctcacctgtccctgattggcaacctgaGCACACCTGTGTGTGGCTGCCAATCAGGCTCCTTTATAAGCCAGCCTGCCCAGCATCAGGGCTGGAAGATTGCCTCGGTTATGGCCAATGTCACATGTGTTGTTAAACAATTAAATAATTGTCTTACCTGCACATTGTTctcctgtctctgcatcttggggtcacaactattgCAGCAATGCGTGAGCGCGACACATAGTGCTATTATTGTGAAGAGGTGTTTTGACATGTTTTTGACGACGTGACAAGAATAAAGAATATAaagtagtgatgtgcgataccactgatgttTTTTTAAGAACCTGATACTtaataaaattcaggctggtattgcAAAGCGATCCGAtatcgatactttgtgcaaatatgacTTACTATGAATTTGGAACTGATTTTTCCATAATGTACctttttctttgtgcatttctgctcacTATTTTCCCACTTGAGCCTCAACAGTAACTAAACACAAATACTAAGGGTGTGCCTCGCTaccttaaaggtgccatatgtaataatttcatgtcaagtcatcatttaatggccctgatatgtcaaaaggcattattaaatcatgttcttttcaaatacctctataactaataacggtagttcagcagggttatgctcatttcaaaattagatttacagccccgaaatcttgttattgttttcatttcgatgacccgtcctccaccgtttgaccagttagaaagtctgtgagtgtgtcacatccaggttgccagttacgcaccgccctcgtcatctagctactgccactggtaaagttactaaacatgtcagaccttagtaaatctaaaaggcgttgttacgattctcaactaattcatgacaaagccaggaacaaaaggatgatttgtatcggggatgcctttgaaagatggagacgattgaaggcggagaagattgttttcatctgacgccaaacttgctaatttcctccttgataggtaagtcaggcatttacgttttcttattacttgaaaTAAATGGAAAtgaacatttcgtatgtaaactatattgtccaatatagTCTAACAaaactagtatgttcgtgcaacgaatgcttaggagcaaagcaccatcacactagtgtAATGCTTACTTAGCAtgttagcccggtcaatgacacatcgacatacaggctaacagcGGAAATGTATGtctgttagcctgtatgtcgatgtgtcatccaattgacagggcaaaatatattttcgacaaataaaacctatgtggatattggTAATGTTCGTGCCTATTTACTTCTCAATATgctgaggaaatgcgttccaacattagcacggctaattacGGTTTCTGGCACTGcatgtgcatcaggcacatatggggtggtattttcTTGGCACAATACAATGctttacatgtaatgattttctacttttgaCATGGtaataggctatatgatttatacgTGACGTGGTTTTTGCGtgacgtgggttggctcatagaattgcactctgcactgaaagatggtgatgtgcgtaaatggaagagaatgcagtgcgtcaggttggatgcaatatAGAGTTATGCcatactcccgaaattcaggcggagct is part of the Nerophis lumbriciformis linkage group LG19, RoL_Nlum_v2.1, whole genome shotgun sequence genome and encodes:
- the nkx1.2lb gene encoding NK1 transcription factor-related protein 1 → MWTLSSPQRSSGMDSDVAAAHAGTLSSSLDTEDVHSFKQDPLVPLMDTLEPARTREAPSGDKLIFSTAAGIRDSHAENHLEPPPTNPVPVPPLQGPAGHRTTPFSVLDILDPNKFTSRRHDNHRGEQGQENRRGSSGGSSGGSTGGSSGGCEAGLEPNGDAYSQGYHKNFGYRSPDEDVYNEAGTPDSDAPDGLYSSEESSSALHFSGDRDVGQQSPQDPSKDSKSPRRGSAGQLISVQPNGGHSGQGKPKRKRSGTDSKSGKPRRARTAFTYEQLVALENKFKSTRYLSVCERLNLALSLSLTETQVKIWFQNRRTKWKKQNPGADTSAPTSAGGGAGGGGMGGALGGLSPLSPSPPISGHLALHTGYATGHHHPPAGSLVQLPFLTTSHVLSPFMLGTQSYAAPAFYSSHL